From Streptomyces griseorubiginosus, one genomic window encodes:
- a CDS encoding adenylosuccinate lyase translates to MDEELRSLTERLRQEAGASAALDRLVATEDLDELAGVLTAPGQPLWARELAAFRLGLAGDRRAFESLVLLLNHRDPPRCATAAYALARLGDPRTARAAAALATNELRVAYALHPVRLLAQLRAPESVPALITTLERRLRPHDPYRRVALACVEGLGTLADTRARPVLNEALAHPALAEAAVRALARIPRQRPEPR, encoded by the coding sequence ATGGACGAAGAGTTGCGATCGCTCACGGAGCGCTTACGGCAGGAGGCGGGGGCGTCGGCCGCCCTGGACCGGCTGGTGGCGACCGAGGACCTCGACGAGCTGGCCGGAGTGCTCACCGCGCCCGGACAGCCGCTGTGGGCCCGGGAACTGGCCGCGTTCCGGCTCGGTCTCGCCGGGGACCGCCGGGCCTTCGAGTCGCTCGTCCTGCTGCTCAACCACCGCGATCCACCGCGCTGTGCCACCGCCGCGTACGCACTCGCCCGCCTCGGAGACCCACGTACGGCCCGCGCGGCCGCCGCTCTCGCCACCAATGAACTCCGGGTCGCCTACGCCCTGCACCCGGTCCGGCTGCTCGCGCAGCTGCGCGCCCCCGAGTCGGTGCCCGCGCTGATCACCACGCTGGAACGCCGACTGCGCCCGCACGACCCGTACCGACGGGTGGCGCTCGCCTGTGTGGAGGGCCTCGGCACCCTGGCCGACACCCGGGCCAGACCCGTGCTGAACGAGGCCCTGGCGCATCCGGCGCTCGCGGAGGCGGCGGTGCGGGCGCTGGCGCGGATTCCCCGGCAGCGGCCCGAGCCGCGGTGA
- a CDS encoding TetR family transcriptional regulator, giving the protein MPQPAKSSRTPATPDAPESAAGSRAAAQRLKMRRELAAAAMELFATKGYEATTVDEIAAAAGVARRTFFRHFRSKEEAIFPDHDDTLIRAEAVLNAAPAHEHPLDTVCRGIKEVMKMYAARPEISVARYKLTREVPTLREAEIASVARYERLFTRYLLGHFDEHAHDDDANDDPLLAEVAASAVVTAHNHVLRRWLRAGGQGDVEAQLDHAFAIVQKTFGTGIGAGRDTGTAPRPAPAAVTSTGEVLVTVARTDAPLDEVMRAIEQALKER; this is encoded by the coding sequence ATGCCCCAGCCCGCCAAGTCGTCCCGTACACCAGCCACGCCCGACGCGCCGGAGAGTGCCGCCGGCAGCCGCGCGGCCGCCCAGCGGCTCAAGATGCGCCGCGAACTGGCGGCCGCCGCGATGGAGCTGTTCGCCACCAAGGGGTACGAGGCGACCACCGTCGACGAGATCGCGGCCGCGGCCGGGGTCGCCCGCCGCACCTTCTTCCGCCACTTCCGCTCCAAGGAAGAGGCGATCTTCCCCGACCACGACGACACGCTGATCAGGGCCGAGGCGGTGCTCAACGCGGCCCCGGCGCACGAGCATCCGCTCGACACGGTGTGCCGTGGCATCAAGGAAGTCATGAAGATGTACGCGGCCCGGCCGGAGATCTCGGTCGCCCGCTACAAGCTGACGCGCGAGGTGCCGACGCTGCGGGAGGCGGAGATCGCGTCGGTGGCCCGGTACGAGCGGCTGTTCACGCGGTACCTGCTCGGGCACTTCGACGAGCACGCCCACGACGACGACGCCAACGACGACCCGCTGCTCGCGGAGGTCGCAGCGTCCGCCGTGGTCACGGCCCACAACCACGTCCTGCGGCGGTGGCTGCGGGCCGGTGGCCAGGGGGACGTGGAGGCGCAGCTGGACCACGCCTTCGCGATCGTGCAGAAGACCTTCGGGACGGGCATCGGAGCGGGGCGGGACACCGGCACCGCACCGCGGCCGGCTCCCGCCGCGGTGACGTCCACGGGCGAGGTGCTGGTGACCGTGGCTCGCACCGACGCGCCGCTCGACGAGGTGATGCGGGCCATCGAGCAGGCGCTCAAGGAGCGCTGA
- a CDS encoding MaoC family dehydratase, whose protein sequence is MQFGRTYEEFEVGAVYKHWPGKTVTEYDDHLFCLLTMNHHPLHMDVNYAEKTTDFGKNVVVGNYIYSLLLGMSVPDVSGKAIANLEIESLKHVAPTFHGDTIYGQTTVLDKWPSKSKNDRGIVYVETKGYKQDGTLVCVFRRKVMVPTETYIKERGGEQPGRPELQEG, encoded by the coding sequence ATGCAGTTCGGACGCACCTACGAGGAGTTCGAGGTCGGGGCGGTCTACAAGCACTGGCCCGGGAAGACGGTCACGGAGTACGACGACCACCTCTTCTGCCTCCTCACCATGAACCACCACCCGCTCCACATGGACGTCAACTACGCCGAGAAGACGACGGACTTCGGCAAGAACGTCGTGGTCGGGAACTACATCTACTCCCTGCTGCTCGGCATGTCGGTGCCGGACGTCTCCGGGAAGGCGATCGCCAACCTGGAGATCGAGTCGCTGAAGCACGTGGCGCCGACCTTCCACGGCGACACGATCTACGGCCAGACGACCGTGCTCGACAAGTGGCCCTCCAAGTCGAAGAACGACCGCGGGATCGTCTACGTCGAGACCAAGGGCTACAAGCAGGACGGCACGCTGGTCTGCGTGTTCCGCCGCAAGGTCATGGTGCCCACCGAGACCTACATCAAGGAGCGCGGCGGCGAGCAGCCCGGCCGCCCGGAACTTCAGGAGGGCTGA
- a CDS encoding acyl-CoA dehydrogenase family protein has protein sequence MARLAQTAGLTDIQQEILSTVRDFVDKEIIPVATELEHRDEYPQQIVDGLKELGLFGLMIPEEYGGLGESLLTYALCVEEIARGWMSVSGIINTHFIVAYMLKQHGTQEQKDHFLPRMAAGDIRGAFSMSEPGLGSDVSAITSKAVKDGDEYVLNGQKMWLTNGGTSSLVAVLVRSDEGHPEGTAPHKSMTTFLIEKEPGFGEVRPGLTIPGKIDKMGYKGVDTTELIMDGLRLPADRVLGGTTGRGFYQMMDGVEVGRVNVAARGCGVAQRAFELGVQYAQQRHTFGKPIAQHQAIQFKLAEMATKVEAAHAMMVNAARKKDSGERNDLEAGMAKYLASEYCKEVVEDAFRIHGGYGFSKEYEIERLYREAPMLLIGEGTAEIQKMIIGRRLLEEYRFQG, from the coding sequence ATGGCACGCCTCGCCCAGACCGCCGGTCTGACCGACATCCAGCAGGAGATCCTGTCCACGGTCCGCGACTTCGTGGACAAGGAGATCATCCCGGTCGCGACCGAGCTGGAGCACCGCGACGAGTACCCGCAGCAGATCGTCGACGGGCTCAAGGAGTTGGGCCTGTTCGGCCTGATGATCCCCGAGGAGTACGGCGGTCTGGGCGAGTCCCTCCTGACGTACGCGCTGTGCGTAGAGGAGATCGCCCGCGGGTGGATGTCGGTGTCCGGCATCATCAACACCCATTTCATCGTGGCGTACATGCTCAAGCAGCACGGTACGCAGGAGCAGAAGGACCACTTCCTGCCGCGGATGGCGGCCGGCGACATCCGGGGTGCCTTCTCGATGTCGGAGCCGGGTCTCGGCTCGGACGTGTCCGCCATCACCTCCAAGGCGGTCAAGGACGGTGACGAATACGTCCTCAACGGCCAGAAGATGTGGCTGACCAACGGCGGAACGTCAAGTCTGGTCGCCGTTCTCGTCCGAAGTGATGAAGGACACCCCGAGGGCACCGCGCCCCACAAGTCGATGACGACCTTCCTGATCGAGAAGGAGCCCGGTTTCGGAGAGGTCCGTCCGGGCCTCACCATCCCCGGGAAGATCGACAAGATGGGCTACAAGGGTGTCGACACCACCGAGCTGATCATGGATGGCCTGCGCCTTCCGGCCGATCGGGTGCTCGGCGGGACCACCGGCCGAGGTTTTTACCAAATGATGGACGGCGTGGAAGTGGGTCGCGTGAATGTGGCGGCGCGTGGTTGCGGCGTCGCTCAGCGTGCCTTCGAACTGGGTGTCCAGTACGCCCAGCAGCGCCACACTTTCGGCAAGCCGATCGCTCAGCACCAGGCGATTCAGTTCAAGCTGGCCGAGATGGCTACCAAGGTCGAGGCCGCGCATGCGATGATGGTCAACGCGGCACGCAAAAAGGACTCCGGGGAGCGAAACGACCTTGAGGCAGGGATGGCGAAGTACCTCGCCTCCGAATACTGCAAGGAGGTCGTGGAAGACGCCTTCCGGATCCACGGCGGCTACGGCTTCTCCAAGGAGTACGAGATCGAGCGCCTCTACCGTGAGGCTCCGATGCTGCTGATCGGTGAAGGTACCGCCGAGATCCAGAAAATGATCATCGGTCGCAGGCTGCTCGAAGAGTATCGGTTCCAAGGCTAG
- a CDS encoding RidA family protein — translation MSELTRIPAPDGVAPAAQYSHVVLGRGRFVAISGQVALDEDGGLVGEGDAEAQARQVFENLRRCLAAAGATFEDVVKLTCFLTDLADLPALRAARAEHIPDDRLPAASAVQVAGLVRPEFLMEVEAFAVLAD, via the coding sequence ATGAGCGAGCTGACCAGGATTCCCGCCCCCGACGGGGTCGCCCCCGCGGCCCAGTACTCCCACGTGGTGCTGGGCCGCGGCCGTTTCGTCGCGATCTCGGGCCAGGTGGCCCTCGACGAGGACGGCGGGCTGGTCGGCGAGGGAGACGCCGAGGCCCAGGCCCGCCAGGTCTTCGAGAACCTCCGCCGCTGCCTGGCCGCCGCCGGGGCGACCTTCGAGGACGTCGTCAAGCTCACCTGCTTCCTCACGGACCTGGCCGACCTGCCGGCCCTCCGCGCGGCCCGCGCCGAGCACATACCCGACGACCGCCTGCCGGCGGCCTCGGCGGTCCAGGTGGCGGGGCTGGTGCGGCCGGAGTTCCTGATGGAGGTCGAGGCGTTCGCGGTGCTCGCCGATTAA
- a CDS encoding GNAT family N-acetyltransferase — protein sequence MIDDDDERFLVRPMTLADCDRVGEIRVRGWQSAYRGLVPRSYLDAMSPARDAERHRARFAQGDADIVNLVAEWDGEVVGWACHGPYRDGEVRTADAELYAVYVDPRRYGTGIGQALLLEALWNRTALGHDRMYLWVLKDNTGARRFYERAGFEADGTEEPFEADGVEVPEVRYVRALNP from the coding sequence ATGATCGACGACGATGACGAGCGCTTCCTCGTCCGCCCCATGACCCTCGCCGACTGCGACCGCGTGGGCGAGATCCGTGTCCGCGGCTGGCAGAGCGCCTACCGCGGCCTGGTCCCCCGGTCGTACCTCGACGCGATGAGCCCGGCGCGGGACGCCGAACGGCACCGGGCCCGCTTCGCGCAGGGGGACGCCGACATCGTGAACCTCGTGGCCGAGTGGGACGGCGAGGTCGTGGGCTGGGCCTGTCACGGTCCGTACCGCGACGGCGAAGTCCGCACCGCCGACGCCGAGTTGTACGCCGTCTACGTGGACCCGCGGCGGTACGGCACCGGCATCGGACAGGCCCTGCTCCTGGAAGCCCTGTGGAACCGCACGGCTCTCGGGCACGACCGCATGTACCTGTGGGTCCTGAAGGACAACACCGGCGCCCGCCGCTTCTACGAGCGGGCCGGCTTCGAGGCCGACGGCACCGAGGAGCCTTTCGAGGCGGACGGCGTCGAGGTCCCGGAGGTGCGGTACGTGCGAGCGCTCAACCCCTGA
- a CDS encoding CoA ester lyase: MTVNRLRPRRSCLAVPGSNPRFLEKAQGLPADQVFLDLEDACAPLAKPEARHTIVKFLNEGDWTGKTRVVRVNDWTTEWTYRDVVTVVEGAGQNLDCIMLPKVQDAQQIVALDLLLTQIEKTMGFELGKIGIEAQIENAQGLNNVNEIAQASQRVETIIFGPADFMASINMKSLVVGEQPPGYPADAYHYILMKILMAARANNLQAIDGPYLQIRNIDGYREVAQRAAALGFDGKWVLHPGQVEASNEIFSPSQEDYDHAELILDAYDYYTSEAGGKKGSAMLGDEMIDEASRKMALVISGKGRAAGMQRTSKFEIPEA, encoded by the coding sequence ATGACCGTCAACCGTCTGCGTCCCCGCCGCTCGTGTCTCGCGGTACCGGGAAGCAACCCCCGCTTCCTGGAGAAGGCGCAGGGCCTCCCGGCGGACCAGGTCTTCCTCGACCTGGAGGACGCGTGCGCCCCGCTCGCCAAGCCCGAGGCGCGGCACACCATCGTCAAGTTCCTCAACGAGGGTGACTGGACCGGCAAGACGAGGGTCGTGCGGGTCAACGACTGGACGACCGAGTGGACGTACCGCGATGTCGTCACGGTCGTAGAGGGGGCCGGCCAGAACCTCGACTGCATCATGCTGCCGAAGGTGCAGGACGCCCAGCAGATCGTCGCCCTCGATCTCCTGCTGACGCAGATCGAGAAGACGATGGGCTTCGAGCTCGGCAAGATCGGCATCGAGGCGCAGATCGAGAACGCGCAGGGCCTCAACAACGTCAATGAGATCGCTCAAGCCAGTCAACGTGTCGAGACGATCATCTTCGGCCCGGCCGACTTCATGGCGTCGATCAACATGAAGTCGCTGGTCGTGGGCGAGCAGCCGCCCGGCTACCCGGCGGACGCCTACCACTACATCCTGATGAAGATCCTGATGGCCGCCCGCGCCAACAACCTCCAGGCGATCGACGGCCCCTACCTGCAGATCCGCAACATCGACGGCTACCGCGAGGTCGCCCAGCGCGCCGCCGCGCTCGGCTTCGACGGCAAGTGGGTGCTGCACCCGGGCCAGGTCGAGGCGTCCAACGAGATCTTCTCGCCCTCCCAGGAGGACTACGACCACGCCGAGCTGATCCTGGACGCGTACGACTACTACACGTCCGAGGCGGGCGGCAAGAAGGGCTCGGCGATGCTCGGCGACGAGATGATCGACGAGGCCAGCCGCAAGATGGCGCTGGTGATCTCCGGCAAGGGGCGGGCCGCCGGCATGCAGCGGACGTCGAAGTTCGAGATCCCGGAGGCCTGA
- a CDS encoding protein meaA, producing the protein MTERQNAEAAGEPAPAPQAQRERDRPWLMRTYAGHSTAEASNELYRRNLAKGQTGLSVAFDLPTQTGYDSDHILARGEVGRVGVPIAHLGDMRRLFQDIPLEQMNTSMTINATAMWLLALYQVVAEEQGADITKLQGTTQNDIVKEYLSRGTHVFPPGPSLRLTTDMIAYTVSHMPKWNPINICSYHLQEAGATPVQEIAYAMSTAIAVLDAVRDSGQVPQERMGDVVGRISFFVNAGVRFIEEMCKMRAFGRIWDRITLERYGIQNPKHRRFRYGVQVNSLGLTEAQPENNVQRIVLEMLAVTLSKDARARAVQLPAWNEALGLPRPWDQQWSLRIQQVLAHESDLLEYEDIFEGSHVIEAKVAKLVEESLAEIERIQEMGGAMAAVESGYLKSQLVSSHAERRARIESGQEKIVGVNIFNTTEPNPLTADLDQAIQTVDPAVEARVIASLQNWRDTRYQPPFNHPRPCKALEKLKEAARGTGNLMEATLECARAGATTGEWAGALREVFGEFRAPTGVSSAPVAVPAEEGSAMAEVRRKVDLTAKDLGVGKLRFLVGKPGLDGHSNGAEQIAVRARDAGFEVVYQGIRLTPEQIVDAALAEDVHAVGLSILSGSHAQLVPDVLERLRVAGATDIPVIAGGIIPNGDAEQLRAAGVAAVFTPKDFDITGIIGRIVDEIRNANKLDPLEVPA; encoded by the coding sequence ATGACTGAGCGTCAGAACGCCGAAGCGGCTGGGGAGCCCGCGCCTGCGCCGCAGGCGCAAAGGGAAAGGGACCGGCCGTGGCTCATGCGCACGTACGCCGGTCACTCCACGGCCGAGGCGTCCAACGAGCTGTACCGGCGCAACCTCGCCAAGGGCCAGACGGGTCTGTCGGTCGCCTTCGACCTGCCGACCCAGACCGGCTACGACTCCGACCACATCCTCGCCCGCGGCGAGGTGGGCCGGGTCGGCGTGCCCATCGCGCACCTCGGTGACATGCGACGGCTGTTCCAGGACATCCCCCTGGAGCAGATGAACACCTCGATGACGATCAACGCCACCGCCATGTGGCTGCTGGCGCTCTACCAGGTCGTCGCCGAGGAGCAGGGTGCGGACATCACCAAGCTCCAGGGCACGACCCAGAACGACATCGTCAAGGAGTACCTGTCCCGCGGAACGCACGTCTTCCCGCCGGGGCCGAGCCTGCGCCTGACGACGGACATGATCGCGTACACGGTCTCCCACATGCCCAAGTGGAACCCGATCAACATCTGCAGCTACCACCTGCAGGAGGCGGGCGCCACACCGGTCCAGGAGATCGCGTACGCGATGTCCACGGCGATCGCGGTCCTGGACGCCGTCCGGGACTCCGGCCAGGTGCCGCAGGAGCGCATGGGCGACGTCGTCGGCCGGATCTCCTTCTTCGTGAACGCGGGCGTCCGCTTCATCGAGGAGATGTGCAAGATGCGCGCCTTCGGCCGCATCTGGGACCGGATCACGCTGGAGCGGTACGGCATCCAGAACCCCAAGCACCGCCGCTTCCGGTACGGCGTCCAGGTCAACTCCCTCGGGCTGACCGAGGCGCAGCCGGAGAACAACGTCCAGCGGATCGTCCTCGAGATGCTGGCCGTGACCCTCTCCAAGGACGCACGCGCGCGTGCCGTGCAGCTGCCGGCCTGGAACGAGGCGCTGGGTCTGCCCCGGCCCTGGGACCAGCAGTGGTCGCTGCGCATCCAGCAGGTCCTCGCCCACGAGAGCGACCTGCTGGAGTACGAGGACATCTTCGAGGGCTCGCACGTCATCGAGGCGAAGGTCGCGAAGCTCGTCGAGGAGTCCCTCGCGGAGATCGAGCGGATCCAGGAGATGGGCGGCGCCATGGCGGCCGTCGAGTCGGGCTACCTGAAGTCGCAGCTCGTCTCGTCGCACGCCGAGCGGCGGGCTCGTATTGAGTCCGGTCAAGAGAAGATCGTGGGCGTCAACATCTTCAACACGACCGAGCCGAATCCCTTGACCGCGGATCTCGATCAAGCGATCCAGACAGTCGATCCAGCTGTCGAGGCCCGGGTCATCGCGTCGCTCCAGAACTGGCGCGACACCCGCTACCAGCCGCCCTTCAATCACCCGCGCCCCTGCAAGGCGCTGGAGAAGCTGAAGGAGGCCGCGCGCGGCACCGGCAACCTCATGGAGGCCACACTGGAGTGCGCCCGCGCGGGTGCCACGACCGGTGAGTGGGCCGGGGCGCTGCGGGAGGTGTTCGGGGAGTTCCGGGCACCCACGGGCGTCTCGTCGGCCCCGGTCGCGGTCCCCGCGGAGGAGGGCTCGGCGATGGCCGAGGTGCGCCGCAAGGTCGACCTCACGGCGAAGGACCTCGGCGTCGGCAAGCTGCGCTTCCTGGTCGGCAAGCCGGGTCTGGACGGGCACTCCAACGGGGCCGAGCAGATCGCGGTGCGCGCGCGTGACGCCGGCTTCGAGGTGGTCTACCAGGGCATCCGGCTGACCCCGGAGCAGATCGTGGACGCGGCCCTCGCGGAGGACGTGCACGCGGTCGGCCTGTCGATCCTGTCCGGGTCGCACGCGCAGCTGGTTCCGGACGTCCTCGAACGGCTCCGTGTGGCCGGTGCCACAGATATACCTGTCATCGCCGGTGGGATCATCCCCAATGGAGATGCCGAGCAGCTGCGGGCAGCCGGCGTGGCCGCGGTCTTCACCCCGAAGGACTTCGACATCACCGGAATCATCGGCCGGATCGTCGACGAGATCCGCAACGCGAACAAGCTCGACCCCCTGGAGGTCCCCGCATGA
- the ccrA gene encoding crotonyl-CoA carboxylase/reductase, protein MKDILDAIQSPDSTPADFAALPLPESYRAITVHKDETEMFAGLETRDKDPRKSIHLDDVPVPELGPGEALVAVMASSVNYNSVWTSIFEPLSTFGFLERYGRTNDLAKRHDLPYHIIGSDLAGVVLRTGPGVNAWKPGDEVVAHCLSVEMESSDGHNDTMLDPEQRIWGFETNFGGLAEIALVKSNQLMPKPDHLSWEEAAAPGLVNSTAYRQLVSRNGAAMKQGDNVLIWGASGGLGSYATQFALAGGANPICVVSSDQKADICRSMGAEAIIDRNAEGYKFWKDERTQDPKEWKRFGKRIRELTGGEDIDIVFEHPGRETFGASVFVTRKGGTITTCASTSGYMHEYDNRYLWMSLKRIIGSHFANYREAWEANRLIAKGKIHPTLSKVYSLEETGQAAYDVHRNLHQGKVGVLCLAPEEGLGVRDEEKRAQHIDAINRFRNV, encoded by the coding sequence GTGAAGGACATCCTGGACGCGATCCAGTCGCCGGACTCGACTCCGGCCGACTTCGCCGCACTGCCGCTCCCCGAGTCGTACCGCGCGATCACCGTGCACAAGGACGAGACGGAGATGTTCGCGGGCCTGGAGACCCGCGACAAGGACCCGCGCAAGTCGATCCACCTCGACGACGTGCCCGTGCCCGAACTCGGCCCGGGCGAGGCCCTGGTCGCCGTGATGGCATCGAGTGTCAACTACAACTCGGTGTGGACCTCGATCTTCGAGCCGCTGTCGACCTTCGGCTTCCTGGAGCGCTACGGCCGTACCAACGACCTGGCCAAGCGCCACGACCTGCCGTACCACATCATCGGCTCCGACCTCGCGGGCGTCGTCCTGCGCACCGGCCCCGGCGTCAACGCCTGGAAGCCCGGTGACGAGGTCGTCGCGCACTGCCTGTCGGTCGAGATGGAGTCGAGCGACGGCCACAACGACACCATGCTCGACCCCGAGCAGCGCATCTGGGGCTTCGAGACCAACTTCGGCGGCCTGGCAGAGATCGCACTCGTCAAGTCCAACCAGCTGATGCCGAAGCCGGACCACCTCAGCTGGGAGGAGGCCGCCGCCCCGGGGCTCGTGAACTCGACCGCGTACCGGCAGCTCGTCTCCCGCAACGGCGCCGCCATGAAGCAGGGCGACAACGTCCTGATCTGGGGCGCGAGCGGTGGACTCGGGTCGTACGCCACGCAGTTCGCCCTCGCCGGCGGCGCCAACCCGATCTGTGTCGTCTCCAGCGACCAGAAGGCGGACATCTGCCGCTCCATGGGCGCCGAGGCGATCATCGACCGCAACGCCGAGGGCTACAAGTTCTGGAAGGACGAGCGGACCCAGGACCCCAAGGAGTGGAAGCGCTTCGGCAAGCGCATCCGTGAGCTCACCGGAGGCGAGGACATCGACATCGTCTTCGAGCACCCCGGCCGCGAGACCTTCGGTGCCTCCGTCTTCGTCACCCGCAAGGGCGGCACCATCACCACCTGCGCCTCGACCTCGGGCTACATGCACGAGTACGACAACCGCTACCTGTGGATGTCGCTGAAGCGGATCATCGGCTCGCACTTCGCCAACTACCGCGAGGCCTGGGAGGCCAACCGGCTCATCGCGAAGGGCAAGATCCACCCGACCCTCTCCAAGGTGTACTCCCTGGAGGAGACCGGCCAGGCGGCCTACGACGTGCACCGCAACCTCCACCAGGGCAAGGTCGGCGTGCTGTGCCTCGCCCCCGAGGAGGGCCTCGGCGTGCGCGACGAGGAGAAGCGCGCCCAGCACATCGACGCCATCAACCGCTTCCGCAACGTCTGA
- a CDS encoding 3-hydroxyacyl-CoA dehydrogenase family protein: MATPLSDPSLSPLRTIAVVGLGTMGTGIAEVLAKAGREVVGIDISEAQAAKAVTVLEAATARAVERGRLTEQERADVLARVRTSTDLRAAADADLVIEVAPESYEIKHQIFRELDGIVRPETILATGTNALSVTRLAADSARPERVLGLHFFNPAPAMKLVEVVSSVLTAPAAVTAVTNLALDLGKEPVAVGDRPGFVADGLLFGYLNQAAAMYEAKYASREDIDAAMRLGCGLPMGPLALLDLIGIDTARTVLEAMYAESHDRLHAPAPILKQLSEAGLTGRKSGRGFYTYEAPGSAAVVRDALTPLESSSRAQGREIRSVGVAGSGTMASGIAEVFAKAGYEVVLAARSEEKAQTAKARIGKSLSRSVDKGRMTAEAAAQTLDRITAAGSYESFADVDLAVEAVAEDLEIKQQLFATLDKVCKPGAVLATTTSSLPVVACARATSRPQDVIGMHFFNPAPAMKLVEVVRTVLTAEDVHSTVHEVCARIKKHAVDCGDRAGFIVNALLFPYLNNAIKMVQEHYASLDDIDAAMKLGGGYPMGPFELLDVVGLDVSLAIEKVLHREFRDPGLAPAPLLEHLVAAGCLGRKTGRGFREYARR, from the coding sequence ATGGCCACTCCCCTGTCCGACCCTTCCCTGTCCCCGCTCCGGACGATCGCCGTCGTCGGTCTCGGCACCATGGGCACCGGCATCGCCGAGGTCCTCGCCAAGGCCGGCCGCGAGGTCGTCGGCATCGACATCAGCGAGGCGCAGGCCGCCAAGGCGGTCACCGTCCTGGAGGCCGCGACCGCCCGTGCCGTGGAGCGCGGCCGGCTCACCGAGCAGGAGCGCGCGGACGTCCTCGCCCGCGTCCGCACCTCCACCGACCTGCGTGCGGCGGCCGACGCCGACCTCGTCATCGAGGTGGCTCCGGAGTCGTACGAGATCAAGCACCAGATCTTCCGCGAGCTGGACGGGATCGTGCGTCCGGAGACGATCCTCGCGACCGGGACCAACGCCCTGTCGGTGACCCGGCTGGCCGCCGACTCGGCCCGCCCGGAGCGGGTGCTGGGCCTGCACTTCTTCAACCCGGCGCCCGCGATGAAGCTGGTCGAGGTCGTCTCCTCGGTGCTCACCGCGCCGGCCGCGGTCACCGCGGTCACCAACCTCGCCCTGGACCTCGGCAAGGAGCCGGTCGCGGTCGGCGACCGGCCCGGATTCGTGGCGGACGGGCTGCTGTTCGGCTACCTCAACCAGGCCGCCGCGATGTACGAGGCCAAGTACGCCTCCCGCGAGGACATCGACGCGGCGATGCGGCTCGGCTGCGGTCTGCCGATGGGGCCCCTGGCCCTGCTGGACCTGATCGGCATCGACACCGCGCGTACGGTCCTGGAGGCCATGTACGCCGAGTCCCACGACCGGCTGCACGCCCCCGCGCCGATCCTCAAGCAGCTCAGCGAGGCGGGTCTGACGGGCCGTAAGTCGGGACGCGGCTTCTACACGTACGAGGCCCCGGGCAGTGCCGCGGTCGTGCGGGACGCGCTGACGCCCCTGGAGAGCTCCTCGCGGGCCCAGGGCCGCGAGATCCGCTCGGTCGGTGTCGCCGGCTCCGGGACCATGGCGTCCGGGATCGCCGAGGTCTTCGCCAAGGCCGGCTACGAGGTCGTCCTCGCGGCCCGCAGCGAGGAGAAGGCGCAGACCGCGAAGGCCCGTATCGGCAAGTCGCTTTCGCGTTCCGTCGACAAGGGCCGGATGACCGCGGAGGCGGCCGCGCAGACCCTGGACCGGATCACCGCGGCGGGCTCGTACGAGTCCTTCGCGGACGTCGACCTGGCCGTCGAGGCGGTCGCCGAGGACCTGGAGATCAAGCAGCAGCTGTTCGCCACCCTGGACAAGGTCTGCAAGCCGGGCGCGGTCCTGGCCACCACGACCTCCTCGCTGCCCGTCGTCGCCTGCGCCCGCGCCACCTCGCGCCCGCAGGACGTGATCGGCATGCACTTCTTCAACCCGGCGCCCGCGATGAAGCTCGTCGAGGTCGTCCGTACGGTGCTGACGGCCGAGGACGTCCACTCGACGGTCCACGAGGTGTGTGCACGGATCAAGAAGCACGCGGTCGACTGCGGCGACCGTGCGGGCTTCATCGTGAACGCCTTGCTTTTCCCGTACCTCAACAACGCGATCAAGATGGTGCAGGAACACTACGCGTCCCTTGACGACATCGACGCGGCGATGAAGCTGGGCGGCGGCTACCCGATGGGTCCCTTCGAGCTCCTGGACGTCGTCGGGCTCGACGTCTCGCTCGCGATCGAGAAGGTCCTGCACCGCGAGTTCCGCGACCCGGGTCTGGCTCCGGCCCCGCTCCTGGAGCACCTGGTGGCCGCGGGCTGCCTCGGCCGCAAGACCGGCCGTGGCTTCCGCGAATATGCCCGCCGCTGA